Proteins from one Azospirillum ramasamyi genomic window:
- a CDS encoding MmgE/PrpD family protein: MQSRSIHSSIEQPLSKLYNINAYEADSSTFDFMSTAEYRLHPFPMERTMPTTTAAVSRYFSEFQLKDAPSEVRHEAKRILLDTLGCLAGGRSCEIAPTSDKLALLLGQRLASGGSTLIGQGNTTLISAVYGNARIANALDFDETFPVGVHFGVAAVAVALAMAEERGASGADVLRAVIVGYELGARIATYIGPMTEVVDGQVKGFSKVWGVAAPVVLAAMGAAAAIARLDERQFAQAVGLAVSNSPLPAGALWSNAVDLPNCKYCDAGWCAVAGVFAVLSVEAGSTGFTDALDGPYGLARMCGVQTFDERSLTEGLGKTWLIANVTYKPWPTCRFTHYPLTSLDRILRRENIAPGEIEEVVIETGPMAASARFTKPLPRTFASRSFSYPHMAAMLIRGVAPGPKWLDAESVTDPDTLSIAEKVRVVAHERGNDFARTMEANQIRTMPGGVLVRTTRGDFHDEDDFALGDPWSEQSRLSDADLTEKFLGMSGSGAGDLVGRIFSMEREPSVHALMQRLNECLEGAV; the protein is encoded by the coding sequence ATGCAGTCGCGGTCGATTCACAGTTCCATCGAGCAACCGCTCAGCAAACTCTATAACATAAACGCATACGAAGCCGACAGCAGCACATTTGATTTTATGTCGACCGCTGAATATCGTTTGCATCCATTTCCCATGGAACGAACGATGCCGACCACAACCGCAGCGGTCTCACGCTACTTCTCGGAGTTCCAGCTCAAGGACGCACCGAGCGAAGTGCGTCATGAGGCCAAGCGCATCCTTCTCGATACGTTGGGTTGTCTTGCCGGTGGGCGGTCCTGTGAGATCGCGCCGACGTCCGACAAGTTGGCGCTCCTGCTTGGTCAGCGTCTGGCGTCCGGGGGCAGCACGCTCATCGGGCAGGGCAACACCACGTTGATCTCCGCCGTTTACGGCAACGCCCGCATCGCCAACGCGCTGGATTTCGACGAAACCTTCCCGGTCGGCGTTCACTTCGGCGTGGCCGCGGTGGCGGTCGCTCTGGCGATGGCCGAGGAACGCGGCGCCTCGGGCGCCGATGTTCTGCGCGCCGTCATCGTGGGCTATGAACTGGGGGCGCGGATCGCGACTTACATCGGTCCGATGACCGAAGTGGTCGACGGTCAAGTCAAAGGCTTCTCAAAGGTTTGGGGCGTGGCGGCGCCCGTTGTGCTTGCCGCCATGGGGGCAGCCGCGGCCATCGCGCGGCTGGACGAACGCCAATTTGCCCAGGCGGTCGGACTGGCCGTCTCGAACAGCCCCCTGCCCGCGGGGGCGCTGTGGTCCAATGCGGTCGATCTGCCCAACTGCAAATATTGTGACGCCGGATGGTGCGCCGTCGCAGGCGTCTTCGCGGTGCTTTCGGTCGAGGCCGGTTCGACGGGCTTTACCGATGCGCTGGACGGACCTTACGGCCTCGCCCGGATGTGCGGGGTGCAGACCTTCGATGAGCGGAGCCTGACAGAGGGACTTGGGAAGACCTGGCTGATTGCAAACGTCACGTACAAGCCTTGGCCGACGTGTCGCTTCACTCACTATCCCCTGACGTCGCTCGATCGCATACTCCGGCGCGAGAACATCGCACCGGGCGAGATCGAGGAAGTCGTGATCGAGACCGGCCCGATGGCGGCTTCAGCCCGGTTCACCAAGCCTCTGCCGCGCACCTTTGCCAGCCGCAGCTTCAGCTATCCCCATATGGCCGCCATGCTCATTCGCGGCGTCGCGCCGGGGCCGAAATGGCTGGACGCCGAAAGCGTCACGGACCCCGACACGCTGAGCATCGCGGAAAAGGTCCGCGTCGTCGCGCATGAACGAGGCAACGACTTCGCCCGGACGATGGAAGCCAACCAGATCCGCACCATGCCCGGCGGCGTGCTTGTGCGGACGACGAGGGGTGATTTCCACGACGAGGACGATTTCGCCCTTGGCGACCCGTGGTCGGAACAGTCCCGGTTGAGCGATGCCGATTTGACCGAGAAGTTTCTCGGCATGTCGGGGAGCGGTGCGGGCGATCTCGTTGGCCGAATCTTCAGCATGGAGCGCGAACCCTCGGTCCACGCGCTGATGCAGAGGTTGAACGAATGCCTGGAGGGCGCCGTTTGA
- a CDS encoding ABC transporter substrate-binding protein, with translation MKSIKFNRRQALSLAASAAILPISFRALAQSTTSQSSASLLRAAITGYTVVNTFDPAKVTQLPESYVVWAVFNSLVKFNDKMEIVPDLAESYSFIDPTTLEFKLRKGVKFHDGSELTSDDVKFSLERVLDEKTASPNRAKLSSIKTIETPDAHTVRIITHKPFAPLLTYLANTRTGTQIVPRKAVETLGDKFDFNPVGTGAYMLKEWKTGSGVKLEAFPDYFDGAPAIQTVSMPLIGEESSGLTALQGGQIDLTSTAPFASIPNLVKDPKVKVYKQTGLNVRYIGLNGRKAPFDDPHFRRALAMAFDRQAMVRSVVFGEGSPATGLLPPAIAKPDQPLSPLLTFNPAAAKAELAKSKYPADTEIKLLIWGPTWWRKIGEFFVIQVNQVLGTKIQIEAGESNAVFSRLRSGDYQAAVWGWLGFIDADEYLGDLLGKDGSRNFHGYDNPAFEALLEKGRSEVDPAVRRDVYREAELLMLEDMPLIPCFNSNVHNLSVPNLTGFTQLPYSNYGDQFAKLKFG, from the coding sequence ATGAAATCGATAAAATTCAACCGTCGCCAAGCCCTGTCTTTGGCTGCTTCTGCCGCTATTCTGCCAATTAGCTTCCGCGCCCTGGCGCAATCAACGACATCACAGTCGTCTGCGTCTCTGCTGCGAGCGGCGATCACCGGATACACGGTTGTCAACACGTTCGATCCCGCCAAGGTCACGCAGCTGCCCGAAAGCTACGTCGTCTGGGCCGTGTTCAACTCGCTTGTCAAGTTTAACGACAAGATGGAGATCGTTCCCGATCTCGCCGAAAGCTATTCCTTTATCGATCCCACCACGCTCGAATTCAAACTGCGCAAAGGCGTTAAATTCCACGATGGAAGCGAGCTGACGTCCGACGACGTGAAGTTCTCGCTCGAACGCGTCTTGGATGAAAAGACGGCTTCGCCGAACCGTGCCAAGCTTTCGTCGATCAAGACGATCGAAACGCCGGACGCCCACACGGTTCGGATCATCACGCACAAGCCTTTCGCGCCGCTGCTGACCTATCTGGCGAACACGCGCACGGGAACGCAGATCGTGCCGCGGAAGGCTGTCGAGACGCTGGGCGACAAGTTCGATTTCAATCCGGTCGGCACCGGCGCCTATATGCTCAAGGAGTGGAAGACCGGAAGCGGCGTCAAGCTGGAAGCGTTCCCGGACTACTTCGACGGCGCGCCGGCGATCCAGACCGTGTCGATGCCCTTGATCGGCGAGGAATCCAGCGGTCTGACGGCCCTGCAGGGGGGCCAGATCGATCTGACCTCGACGGCGCCCTTCGCTTCCATTCCAAATCTCGTCAAGGATCCGAAGGTCAAGGTCTACAAGCAGACCGGCCTGAACGTCCGCTACATCGGCTTGAACGGCCGCAAGGCGCCGTTCGACGACCCGCATTTCCGCCGTGCCCTCGCCATGGCGTTCGATCGCCAGGCGATGGTCCGCTCCGTCGTCTTCGGCGAGGGCAGCCCGGCCACCGGCCTGCTGCCGCCGGCCATCGCCAAGCCCGATCAGCCCTTGTCGCCGCTGCTGACCTTCAACCCGGCCGCGGCGAAGGCCGAGCTTGCCAAGTCGAAATACCCGGCCGACACCGAGATCAAGCTCCTGATCTGGGGTCCGACCTGGTGGCGGAAGATCGGCGAGTTCTTCGTCATCCAGGTCAACCAGGTTCTCGGCACCAAGATCCAGATCGAGGCGGGAGAGAGCAACGCCGTCTTCAGCCGGCTGCGGTCGGGCGACTATCAGGCGGCGGTGTGGGGCTGGCTCGGCTTCATCGATGCCGACGAATATCTGGGCGATCTCCTTGGGAAGGATGGGTCGCGCAACTTCCACGGCTATGACAACCCGGCGTTCGAGGCTCTGCTCGAGAAGGGCCGCAGCGAGGTGGACCCGGCGGTCCGGCGCGATGTGTATCGCGAAGCGGAACTCCTGATGTTGGAGGACATGCCGCTGATCCCGTGCTTCAACTCGAACGTCCACAACCTGTCGGTTCCGAATCTGACGGGCTTCACCCAACTGCCCTATTCGAACTACGGCGATCAGTTCGCCAAGTTGAAGTTCGGCTGA
- a CDS encoding helix-turn-helix domain-containing protein, protein MRQGITMGPREAAAERPSIPTLSFDPEEFSGRAGFTRWRDLLSILFEAEPAGAADETGLAGSATAFHLGSLLMLRIGGPAMALRRTNATIARGALDHCLVKLYLEGDCTLSKGGNTGTMRTGDIGFLNLGCPVAVETSAFQLLALVIPWDGLAPLVKAPEALHGLVLSADSAVGMLLNDHLRALDAQLPELDAAAARAVADGIAGLIAACVGSAIDARSPADEPRGALLDRIKEFIEMRLEAPELGTALICDSFGLSRSALYRLFEPLGGVAKHVRDRRLARALDDLVIPRRDRPRIVDIAYHWGFGSEASFGRAFRSNYGMSPGEARETAQNMRRTARKDAAAIERVLHRWMRSLTPQASQGGAIRRS, encoded by the coding sequence ATGAGGCAAGGCATCACGATGGGCCCCCGTGAGGCGGCAGCGGAACGTCCGTCGATCCCGACGCTGTCGTTCGATCCGGAGGAGTTCTCGGGCCGGGCCGGCTTCACCCGGTGGCGTGACCTCCTGTCGATCCTCTTCGAAGCGGAACCGGCCGGGGCGGCGGACGAGACAGGCCTCGCCGGGTCGGCGACGGCCTTCCATCTCGGGAGCCTTCTCATGCTGCGGATCGGCGGGCCGGCGATGGCCCTACGCCGCACCAACGCCACCATCGCCCGAGGAGCCTTGGACCATTGCTTGGTCAAGCTCTATCTCGAGGGCGACTGCACCCTCTCGAAGGGTGGGAACACGGGCACCATGCGCACCGGCGACATCGGGTTCCTGAATCTGGGCTGCCCCGTCGCCGTCGAAACCTCCGCGTTCCAACTGCTGGCCCTGGTGATCCCCTGGGACGGGCTGGCCCCCCTGGTCAAGGCGCCGGAAGCCCTGCATGGGCTGGTGCTGTCGGCGGACTCGGCGGTCGGAATGCTCCTGAACGACCATCTGCGCGCCCTCGATGCGCAGCTTCCCGAACTGGACGCCGCCGCGGCGAGGGCGGTCGCCGATGGAATCGCCGGACTGATCGCCGCGTGCGTCGGATCGGCGATCGACGCCCGCAGTCCGGCCGATGAACCGCGGGGGGCACTGCTCGACCGCATCAAGGAGTTCATCGAGATGAGGCTCGAAGCTCCCGAGCTAGGGACCGCCCTCATCTGCGACAGCTTCGGCCTTTCGCGCTCGGCTCTCTATCGACTGTTCGAACCGCTGGGCGGGGTGGCGAAGCATGTGCGGGACCGACGGCTGGCGCGGGCACTGGATGATCTGGTAATCCCCCGGCGGGACCGCCCGCGGATCGTCGACATCGCCTATCATTGGGGCTTCGGCTCCGAAGCCTCGTTCGGTCGGGCCTTCCGGTCCAACTACGGCATGTCGCCCGGGGAAGCTCGGGAAACGGCCCAGAACATGCGAAGGACCGCCCGGAAGGACGCCGCGGCGATAGAACGCGTCCTTCATCGCTGGATGCGTTCGCTGACCCCGCAGGCGTCACAAGGCGGAGCGATCCGGCGGAGTTGA